The DNA window AACCTGTTTTTGCAGAGCCGTAAGTTTTCTCATTGCAGCAACCCTTTTCTTTGCCAGAGCTTCCTTTTTCGGATCATTTTCTTCCATTTGTTGATTCTCTTGCTTGATCTGGCTCAGTTCATTCTGGGTCTCTTCACATTCACGTTTAAGCCCACTGAGTTTGCTGTATAACTCACCAAACTTATCTTTCCAATTTGGATCGTAGTTTGGATTGGGTTTCTCAAAATCCCTGGGTTGCTTGTTCAGTTCAAGTACTCTTCCGCCGCCAATAGACAGCATGACGTGTGCGCCATGACTTCCGATCGTGATGATTTTTGCGCGGGGGATGTTTGCGGCTCGCACCTGATCAACATACCAGGCAATCTTGTCGTCCCAGCCATTGAAATTCATATTTGCACCCGGCACAACCTGTCCAGTTGCATTTGCAGCGATCGAGTTAGCCAATACCGATCCCTCGGTTGCCTGTTGATCCTCCGCATGCGCTCTTAACATATACGCCTTATCAACAATTCCCGCCTTGTATGCGGCATAGAGAACCGCCGTCCAGCAGTTGGCTCCGACCAGTTCTTTTTCGTGTTCGCCCCGCATCCACTTGACAAAATCGATAAAACCGTCGCCTCCCCATTGAAATAATTCTAGATTGCCTAAATCTTCCATCTCCCCGACGAAATCATTCTCACTTTGTCCCGCATCGTTAACAAGGGCATTCCTCATTTCCTCATTGGTTTGGAACGTTCGATTTTGTTTATCATATGATGTCAACAACTGATTCAATATCTCTCCATACTGCCTCACATCTGCGGGATAATTCTGTTGCATTATTCCCAATGCTGCTTGCGGAGTTATAACCTGATCTCCAACTTGTAGAGTTCGTTGAATCGCAGGTGCTGAATTTTGTTGCACCACGTGGGTCAACTCGTGGGCAATGAGTTCCTGCCCAGTTTGAGTTGTTGGATCGTAGGCTCCTTTGCGGAAGAAAATATCCTGTTTGGTTGTGAAGGCTTTTGCTTGAATGGATTGGTTCAATTCATCTGACTGAGTATCTGTGTGGACTCTCACCCCACTAAAATCTGCACCCATTGCCTGTCCCATCTTTCGTTGCAGATTTTTATCTAGAGCGTATCCATTTCCCCTTTCTTGCTGGATAGCCGCTTCCAAATCAGTGGATGCCTCAGCCCCACGAACACTCTCTCGTCTTTGCACCAGGGATTTCATTTGCAGTTCTTCATCCTCATCCTCATCTGCATCCCCCTCCTGACGTTGAATTTGAAACTCAGGTTTCATTTGCAGTTCTTCATCTTCATCCTCATCTGCATCCATCTCCTGACGCTGAATTTGAAACTCAGATTTCATTTGTAGTTCTTCATCTTCATCCTCATCTACATCTACTTCCTGGCGCTGAAGTTGGGAGATTTCAGGTTGCATTTGCAGTTCTTCTTCTTCAGGTGCGGATTCCCGTTGCACCGTTTGTTTTGGCGTATTCAATTGTTGAACGACCTGTTGAGCAACCAGATCGGCTTCCTGCTCGTATTTGTCTCCTGGCGCGCCGATCGTCAGTTTTGGTTGAATTAAAGGGAAATTCGATGCATTACCGTTAGGCTGAGTGGAAATGCTTGTCAATTTATGCCCAAACCGACTTGCTGTTTCTAGTTGAGTCTGTAGGTCAGGATAGTCTACTTGCTGGGGTTCCGCCTGGGCTTGAACGATTTGGGGAGGCGACTGAATCCCAGACTGAGTAGGGGCAGAAGCTGATTTATCTTGAGCGTGTAATCGTAGACGTTCAGACTTTGCAAATCGCCGACCCATAAATACTTACCTCTCTAAGTAATTGATTTAGAAAAATCGCCTATTTGGGTGATATCAATCAGTGCGCTGCTAATCTGATTTAACTAATTCCAGTTTTTGTTTCTCAGAGGCGATCGCTTTATTAACATTTTCAATTTTTAGCTTTAACTCTTCTAGATTCTTCTTGAATTTTTCTTTATCTTTCTGTTTTTTTGTCTTTTCTACTTCGGAGTCACCCTTCTTAATCGCTGTTTTTCCAATTCTCTCTTGCAATTTTTTCTCATCTCCTTTGAGGTTCTTTACATATTCCTCAAGAACTTCTATAGCCGTTTTTGGATCCTCTTTCATTTTTTTAGCAACTGCGACCTGGTTTTCTAGCTCTTTATAATGCTGAGCGCCATAATCAATGCCACCATCTTGCTCCACGTCAAGAAACTCACTCTTTTCCAGGCTGGCTAGCAGGGCTTTATACATCTCAACGCTGTCATGCACCATGTACATTAGCTCTAAGTGAGCTGGAGTGCTGCCAAATTTCTCTTCTTCAAGTTTAAAGGAACCTTTTGCTTTCCCAAACCCTTTATCTTTGTCAAGTTTAAATGCCGTATTGGGACTTTCTTGACTGTCGTACAGAGATCCCTGAACTGGACTAACTGGTTTTTGACCTTTCAGGAAATCTGATATTATTGGCACCAGTTTTTTAAGGTAACCAGTTACACCACCACCTAAGTGATAGGTAATCTGTATAGCGCTATCAGATACGGAATTAATATCATCTATCTTCAATGCTTTTATTAAAGACTGATACATCTTAGGCAGGGTTGTACTTTCAATTGTACTTTCATCAAAATGTGCCAGAGATAGCGCCCTTTGATCCTTGTAGGTCGCATCAAACGCGACTGCAACACAGGGGCCTGCTCCGGTTGTCACCACACCCTGAAATTTCTCTTCAATGTTGTAGGTTACATTCAATCCCTGGTCTGCCCAAAGATAATAGTCTCGTTGGACAACACTTAAGGGAGCAGTAACTTGACTGATTTGTAAATCATTTGTTCCTTGGCGCTGGATGTTTGTTCCTTTTCGTTGGACTGTTGCACTATTTTGCTGAACCACATGGGTTAACTCATGGGCAAGGAGTTCCTGTCCATTTTTGCTGTTTGGCTGATATTCACCGCGTTTAAAGAATATGTCCTGATTGGTCGTGAAGGCGCGGGAGAGCAAAGAGCGATTGAGACCATCTGCTTGAGCGTCGGTATGCACTCGTACACCACTAAAATCAGCTTTAAAGGATTGCTCCATTGGTTGACGGATGCTGTTATCCAATGGCTGTCCACTGCTGCCTGCCTGGGCGATCGCAGATTCTATGTCGGGTGCTGCTGTTTCTCCACCCAATGAACGCTGCACTATTGATGACATTTGCAGTTCCTCTTCCTCTAGTGCTGAACTGCGCTGGATTCTACTGATGTCAAGCAACATTTGCAGTTCTTCTTCCTCTGGGGCTGAACTGCGCTGAACATTCTGAGCTTGCTCGGATGGTTGAAGTTTGGAAGCTTGAATCTGACTAACAACCTGAGCAGCGACCCGATCGGCTTCTTGCTCATACTTATCTCCTGGCGCGCCGATCGTCAGTTTTGGCTGAATTAAGGACGCAGGTGATCGTGTTGTTGCAGCATTAGACTCTGAATTCGCAGTTCCAGTGAAGCGATGACCAAATTGTTTTGCTGTTTCTAGCTGAGTTTGCACATCAGGCAATTCTTGCTGTTCAACCGAGGCAGTTTCAGCTTGGGCTGCAAAAGGACGTAATGCTACCTGATTTTGTAGATGGGCAGTATCAGAACTCTTCGCAGAAGTTGTTTGAGTGTGCGATTTCGATCCCATAGTCATCCAATCTCCGCTAATAAGGTGAGATATCACCAATCAACAGCATCCTAAAACAAGTAATTTTCCCAAAAGTTGATCTGTAGAGGTAATCTAAAACCCAAATCGAGAAAACTCTTCTGAAGCCAGTATGACTCACGATTTAGAATCAGACAAATCACAAAATATAAATAAAATGTTCCGTAATTCCCGCATTACAAATCAAGTAGGAACTCATCACTCCGTAATTTCCCGATTGCATATTTCGATTCCATTATCCCTACCACCTACCATCTGGCACCTACCACCTTTCCTAAACCCAACCCTTAGTTTCTGCGTCGGTTAATGGGCGTTCCAACTTCGTATACTCGCTACGGGCAGCTTTTAAGATATGTTCCATGCGAATCGGTTGGTTGGCATCAGCGGCGATGAATGCGGCATTGAGGGCAATGCTCCGAATGTTGCCACCCGTGACATTAAGCTTTGCCAGTTTTACCTTATCCAGCCCTTCGGTTGGGGTCTGTTGGGGAAATACCCGACGCCAAATTTCAGCCCGTTGGCTGGCATCGGGAAAGGGAAACTGGACAATAAACCGGATACGACGTAGAAATGCCTGGTCGATCGCCCCCTTCAAGTTTGTGGTTAAGATTGCCAGACCGCGATAGGCTTCCATCCGTTGCAGTAAGTAACTAACTTCCATATTGGCGTAGCGATCGTGGGAGTCTTTTACATCCGATCGCTTGCCAAATAAGGAATCTGCCTCGTCAAACAGCAAAATTACTCCACTCACTTCAGCCGCATCAAACACACGGCCCAGATTCTTTTCAGTTTCACCGATGTACTTACTCACAACTGCACTCAAATCAATTCGGTATAGATCGAGTTGTAATGCTTTTGCCAACACTTCAGCTGCCATTGTTTTCCCGGTACCGCTGGCCCCCGCGAACAACGCGCTGATCCCCAATCCCCGTTTACTTTTACTGCCAAATCCCCACTGTTGATAGACCTTTGGGCGCTGCTTAAGTTGGGTGGCGATGTCTTGTAGTACCTGCCGTTCTGAATCTGGCAGCACCAGATCATTCCACTCCGCAGATGAATCGATCCGTTGTGCTAATTCATCGAGTCGAGGACGCGCCTGAGTCCGACACATTGCCCATAATTGAGCTTGAACGGTTTGAGGTGATGGCTGCCTGTCTGGTTCTAAACTTTGAAGCTTCAGGCTGGTTGCTCGAATTGCAGGAGCACTGAAGTTGAAATGGGAAACCAAATTCTCGATATGCCCGTTCAAGTTCGGCGCAATTTCCCTCAAGGAATTCTCCCAGAGCAATTGTTGTTCTTCGGTTGTAGGACTGGATACATCGAAGGTAACTAGAGGACGGTGCTTCTGGCAGCGGCGGGTTTGATTTAGCAGAATCAGGGGCGCAGAAGTTTGCTCAATAAACTGGGCGATCGCCATTTGCTGTTTTGGCTCCTGGATTTCTGCCTCATCCCATTCCAACAGCAATGCTACTCCGTTTAAGAGGGCATCCCGCTCCCACCAACCCTTTACCTGGTTCAATGCCGTTAAATCTGTGGGCAGCGATTCAACCGAAATCGCATAGGGAGACAGATTGAGCCGGTTACAGGCAGCCACCGCGATCGCCCGTTGGCTGGTTCTATCTTTGCCGCAAAGCTGGAGGGCAGGCAGCAGCGCATCATCCTGGAATGCAAGGTACCAGGCGTTTGCCATTTGTTCCGCCAGGTGCAGGTG is part of the Kovacikia minuta CCNUW1 genome and encodes:
- a CDS encoding eCIS core domain-containing protein — protein: MTMGSKSHTQTTSAKSSDTAHLQNQVALRPFAAQAETASVEQQELPDVQTQLETAKQFGHRFTGTANSESNAATTRSPASLIQPKLTIGAPGDKYEQEADRVAAQVVSQIQASKLQPSEQAQNVQRSSAPEEEELQMLLDISRIQRSSALEEEELQMSSIVQRSLGGETAAPDIESAIAQAGSSGQPLDNSIRQPMEQSFKADFSGVRVHTDAQADGLNRSLLSRAFTTNQDIFFKRGEYQPNSKNGQELLAHELTHVVQQNSATVQRKGTNIQRQGTNDLQISQVTAPLSVVQRDYYLWADQGLNVTYNIEEKFQGVVTTGAGPCVAVAFDATYKDQRALSLAHFDESTIESTTLPKMYQSLIKALKIDDINSVSDSAIQITYHLGGGVTGYLKKLVPIISDFLKGQKPVSPVQGSLYDSQESPNTAFKLDKDKGFGKAKGSFKLEEEKFGSTPAHLELMYMVHDSVEMYKALLASLEKSEFLDVEQDGGIDYGAQHYKELENQVAVAKKMKEDPKTAIEVLEEYVKNLKGDEKKLQERIGKTAIKKGDSEVEKTKKQKDKEKFKKNLEELKLKIENVNKAIASEKQKLELVKSD
- a CDS encoding eCIS core domain-containing protein; translated protein: MGRRFAKSERLRLHAQDKSASAPTQSGIQSPPQIVQAQAEPQQVDYPDLQTQLETASRFGHKLTSISTQPNGNASNFPLIQPKLTIGAPGDKYEQEADLVAQQVVQQLNTPKQTVQRESAPEEEELQMQPEISQLQRQEVDVDEDEDEELQMKSEFQIQRQEMDADEDEDEELQMKPEFQIQRQEGDADEDEDEELQMKSLVQRRESVRGAEASTDLEAAIQQERGNGYALDKNLQRKMGQAMGADFSGVRVHTDTQSDELNQSIQAKAFTTKQDIFFRKGAYDPTTQTGQELIAHELTHVVQQNSAPAIQRTLQVGDQVITPQAALGIMQQNYPADVRQYGEILNQLLTSYDKQNRTFQTNEEMRNALVNDAGQSENDFVGEMEDLGNLELFQWGGDGFIDFVKWMRGEHEKELVGANCWTAVLYAAYKAGIVDKAYMLRAHAEDQQATEGSVLANSIAANATGQVVPGANMNFNGWDDKIAWYVDQVRAANIPRAKIITIGSHGAHVMLSIGGGRVLELNKQPRDFEKPNPNYDPNWKDKFGELYSKLSGLKRECEETQNELSQIKQENQQMEENDPKKEALAKKRVAAMRKLTALQKQVRDMEKEVTRFKGKVKEFSGAQDGIDVQYIMGMRPNEIAEKSLEEVLLGPLMERVQFDGIYWGALPLV
- a CDS encoding ATP-binding protein, whose translation is MPLSSNVATASIYDPLVQAIAHIRRHLHHHASLSTPHPTPSTPHPTPSTPHPTPHTPHPLHHLCQTFNLSLFERDLLLLCAGVELEADFAPLCAAAQGDPQRPYPTFSLALAALPDAFWGALAPHAPLRRWQLIEVGAGNILTTSPLRINEQILHYLTGNGHLNWQLVERGAIALGQTPLVPSHLHLAEQMANAWYLAFQDDALLPALQLCGKDRTSQRAIAVAACNRLNLSPYAISVESLPTDLTALNQVKGWWERDALLNGVALLLEWDEAEIQEPKQQMAIAQFIEQTSAPLILLNQTRRCQKHRPLVTFDVSSPTTEEQQLLWENSLREIAPNLNGHIENLVSHFNFSAPAIRATSLKLQSLEPDRQPSPQTVQAQLWAMCRTQARPRLDELAQRIDSSAEWNDLVLPDSERQVLQDIATQLKQRPKVYQQWGFGSKSKRGLGISALFAGASGTGKTMAAEVLAKALQLDLYRIDLSAVVSKYIGETEKNLGRVFDAAEVSGVILLFDEADSLFGKRSDVKDSHDRYANMEVSYLLQRMEAYRGLAILTTNLKGAIDQAFLRRIRFIVQFPFPDASQRAEIWRRVFPQQTPTEGLDKVKLAKLNVTGGNIRSIALNAAFIAADANQPIRMEHILKAARSEYTKLERPLTDAETKGWV